In one window of Chanodichthys erythropterus isolate Z2021 chromosome 23, ASM2448905v1, whole genome shotgun sequence DNA:
- the LOC137013752 gene encoding uncharacterized protein: MADSKMAVTQWSPEFVQDLLPAAEKTALLYHLSYLCLAKFPSLERIIRSRAVETQLLFGSSDATLLKCILTSQNLVESLFPMLVKAVEKNKAVLAVQFLEKAKVWIQDIITHVEKIVEKYGTHSQDVASSASDVIKEKDDTDKKITVQDNELKQTEKTLNDLKSELKKTTEELAKTEKRINSKTQQIQEFAKSITKTSKGLGIFSALVPFIGLIVKSIYDAVHDPENVAQMKALEVELNILIADKTALKQKEWQIQLQLIDWQMKATKASFDLGSIPDPIHLKEVQSSLSKIHAILIQLKYFWESVAGALDYLKQKTFVGEDLIDDLTVLKCEFLQTIKKAEQAWSIFGAGCKKASVIFKLQTKDAYKFLEVNPSSLSKEEWEKEYESVKKQLENIDPPQCVTSSVTPAICQ; this comes from the exons TGGCTGTGACCCAATGGAGCCCAGAGTTTGTACAAGATCTTCTCCCTGCTGCCGAGAAGACAGCCCTTCTCTACCATCTCTCTTACCTGTGCCTGGCCAAATTTCCAAGCCTGGAGAGAATCATCCGGAGTCGGGCTGTGGAAACCCAGCTTCTGTTTGGCTCCTCTGATGCAACTCTGTTGAAA TGTATTTTGACCAGTCAAAACCTGGTTGAGTCGCTGTTTCCCATGTTGGTGAAAGCTGTGGAGAAAAATAAGGCTGTTTTGGCAGTTCAATTCCTAGAAAAAGCAAAAGTCTGGATCCAAGACATTATCACTCATGTGGAGAAGATAGTGGAGAA GTATGGTACACACAGCCAAGATGTAGCATCGTCCGCCAGTGATGTTATCAAGGAAAAAGATGATACAGATAAAAAGATTACAGTACAAGACAACGAGTTGAAGCAGACTGAAAAAACACTGAATGATCTGAAATCTGAACTCAAAAAAACCACAGAAGAGCTTGCTAAAACTGAGAAAAGGATAAACAGCAAAACCCAACAGATTCAAGAATTTGCCAAATCCATAACCAAAACAAGTAAAGGCCTCGGCATCTTCTCTGCACTCGTTCCATTCATCGGGCTAATTGTTAAAAGCATTTATGATGCTGTACATGATCCTGAAAATGTTGCACAAATGAAGGCTCTTGAAGTTGAATTGAATATCTTAATCGCTGATAAAACTGCTCTGAAACAAAAGGAGTGGCAGATCCAACTCCAGCTCATTGATTGGCAGATGAAGGCTACCAAAGCCAGTTTTGACCTAG GTTCCATCCCCGACCCCATCCATCTAAAAGAAGTTCAGAGTAGCTTGTCAAAAattcatgcaattctgattcAGCTTAAATACTTCTGGGAGAGTGTTGCTGGAGCACTGGACTACCTGAAACAAAAGACCTTTGTTGGAGAAGATCTTATTGATGACCTTACCGTCCTTAAATGTGAATTTCTACAAACAATCAAAAAGGCTGAACAG GCTTGGAGCATTTTTGGTGCAGGCTGTAAGAAAGCATCTGTCATCTTTAAGCTCCAAACCAAAGATGCCTACAAGTTTCTGGAGGTCAATCCTTCCTCTCTCTCCAAGGAGGAGTGGGAAAAAGAGTACGAAAGTGTAAAGAAACAACTGGAAAATATAGATCCTCCACAATGTGTGACATCCTCTGTTACACCTGCCATTTGTCAATGA